aaatatttatcaacGAAAATAAAGTGATATCAGACATGGATTCTAAACCATCATCACTTGATAACTTATAAACTTTATGGGGTTTCACCACCTAACATGCTATTGTTACATCTAGGGATGAaacgaaattaaaattacccGGATTCGGCAAGTCCGGGTAATAAGAAACGTTACCCGGTCGAATCCGAGTGCCCGacgagtgacgtcacaatagctaTGCGCCTTTCGTCAAGCCCGCACGAGCGTATGGTTATCTTACAAACGAAGACCCGTCCCTCGGAAATGGTAGGTTTCCAGAACGAGATATCGCggaaataaactgcctaaatcggttccaacactgctttatatttgatGTTTTCCTCAGTCAAACAGCATGTtaattacgaaatagtagggttgtttgaacctggcgattcattacgacataatagcaattcacatgCTGTTAATTTGCGTCATAATGGCGATTCACGCGTGGATTATTTAGGGAGTTTAAATACCGCTTGAACGTTTGCGATCAAGCATTACACAGATTAAATACCGTTGTTTAACTTGTTAATGTAtctattttcattatttcgaAATACGAAATGAGATATCTTTGTAGACTTCATTCTTGATTCTCTTGACCACACAGTAAAACTTTCGCGAAGTACAGAATGCATCAATGTGGTCGGTTTATTTAGCGCGAAAATAAACttatgtttgttacgtcatagtacgAAATGTTACGTAAGGCTTTGTTGCGCAAGAACATGGATTTAACGAGCCAATAAAACGTACAAATACCCTctgtttaaaccatttttttccgTGTTATTAGAAGACGAACAACTAAAAAATGAGTAAAATTACCCTGACAGAGTAATTACCCGGCCAGGTCCGAATACCACGAAAACGCCGATACTCGAGCGGGTGATTGGACCCGGATTTGACCCGCTGCATATCTAGTTACATCACGAATACTTTATTcaatgaaacaaacattttcaattttacctTTGCTTGACTTCCATGCAATCCTCGGAGCAAAGTTTCAACTGAAGCTTGATCTAATCTATTCATAGTGAGGTTAAGGTTGTGAAGAGTTGTGAAGGTGTTGAATGCGAAAACAACATCAGAGACTTTTGTGGAATATTTAGGAGCATCCATCTCTATAAGCTGTGGCATGCACTCTTGAAACCTTTGTGATATTTCTGCATCGTTGGCTTCATGCACCCAACCTGACAATCGGATCACATCTTCACTTATATCATCTCGATCTTCAAGTGTAATTAAAGACTTGAGAATATTCTTCTTCTCTTTGTAATCTTTAATCATCCAAGATGGGAAAATCACTTTCAGGTCTTCATATGAAGTGGAGTTacaaataccaaataaaaatctgGTGACTACAACCCAATGGGGATCTTTGAAAGTGTCCATACATCTGCGGAATTCTTCTTGTGTCATGAACAATATCATATGAACTGCGGCGTAAAACTCGTGCGAGGTGAGATGGGTGAAGTAACTTCGTTTCTTTCCTTCCAAGattctcatttttaaatgatggGACTTCTCAACATAGGTGTGCAGGAACATATCGACAGTTTGTTCGTTGATTCCCACTTCTTCAAAGTCAGCTTGCTGAAACACCAACTTTCTTTCAGCAAGTCCTTTGTATGCAAGGTGAGCAAGTTTAACCAGTTCTTGTCCAAGTTTCCGTTCCGACATGTTTGTTCTTACATGATCCGAAGCTTTGTAGTTGGTCAGAGTATGAATGAACACGTCAGTCATTGAGTTGATCTCACGACCCGATGACACGCTTGAATGGAGACAAGCTACAATCTGAATACAATTGACTGGAATTGAACACAAAGCATCCAAGTTTGGACGCTCTGCCAATAACTTCTCCACATTTTCAAGATTGGCTTCACCACAAATCTGGTTAGTAAGATCCTTCTTTGCAGGTTTATCAATACCACGCACCTCAGAAACCAAACCTTGTCGATAATCAGGGTGAAGCTCGTAAAACTGACCTGGTCTTGATGTGATAACTTTCGCAGCATTAGGTAGAAGATTGCCCATCAACAAGTTCTTGACAAAGACCTCTGGGATTTGCTTGCTATCCAGTTGACATGCATAGAGCTTTTTGTTGGCTTGTTTTGTATACAGTTCATCCCATCCATCAATCAGAATAACAACATTTGGATTGTTGTACAGGAAACGAACCAAAGCTTTGTTCTCTTCATCAGAATGATTCCAGTCACTCAAGTTGCCGTAGAGAAGAAATTCTAACAGAGTAACTTTTTTCTTTGGGTCAAAATTCTTCAGTGAGACATGGAACAAAATCTGCGTACCTGGTTTCACTGATTTATCTACATCAATACAGTTGATCATCTGCTTTAAAAGAGTGCTCTTACCAACCCCAGGTAGTCCAACTACACAAACAATGTTACCATATTTCACTACATGCATGGCCTTTGCTTCAGGTGTATTACACTTCTTATCTGCTTCTTGTTGTGCCGCTTGCTTTGCAACATCAAACAGTTCCTCAATCCGTATAGAACCTTCTGGTGTGTACATACGTTGCAAGTCCTCACGTTGGTTTCTATGTAGCTTCCATTCATCATCTAATATTTGTCGGACCTCGGTTATTAGAAGCGGAACAGGCTTGGTGATACGACCTGGAACTGAAACTCCCGCTGGCAAGAGGGCTTCTCCACGGACTTCATCTGTTCTTTTCCGTGATTGCACTTTAAATTTGTCAACTGCAGAAATAATAGAACTTAACATTAAAGGTTTAAACTACGAGGAATTGCAAAATCAAgctaaaatgaatttttaatgcaaaaacatGCCCAAAAAACAGACGCATTTCTAACAACTTTAttctttacaataaaaatcaatGTATTGTAGCACGACTAGCACCCTAAGTGACAAGACAGTTGAGTTGTGTTTTTCCaataattggttaaaacacaaagtGTGTTCACCTTATGTTACATAACTCACCATAAGCTTGATAATTAACAGTTGTGGATGGGGGATGGTCAACTTCATTTGGGTTgattggttgttgttgttgttgttgttgttgtacatATTGTGGCTCATGTTGTGGTTgctgatgttgttgttgttggtatgACAGcatctgttgttgttgtaaattCTGTTGTTGCGGATGCTGTTGCATGTTTACATTCTGTGAAATGTTTTGCAGTGTTTGCTGATGATGGTGGTAATGCTGGTGAAAATGGAGTTCATTTTGTGTTTGCTGGTGAAAATGAACATCTTCTGGGTTGTTTATCGTCACAGGTCGCTGCTGATCATTTGTTGCAATGGGGAGAGAGACGGGGGTAACCTTAAGCAGAGGAATGCAACAGGTTTAGTGAAGCTAAGCAACAGAAAAGTTCACAAGATCACACTTATATAATATTAGATAACCAAAACAGAGTTAACATCCAATGAATGAAGATTGTAATTCACCTGAGTGGAGTTAGGAGCAGGTATGGACACATCTTGTGAAGAAACAGTAGGTTGAGGTTCACTTATTGAAGGATGGCTGGTGTCATCGTTGTTTGATGGAAGAGCTTCATGAGAGCTTCCCACTACTTCATGCTGGATGGAATAATTGAGATTTAATTCAGGAATATATTGTTGGTTTAAACCAATGTATTCCAAGCAGTATATGTTAACTAATTGTTACCATCACCTAACTTGCTTAATAGAGATACAACTAATAATGGTACTGGTGCAGGGGAATACCCAGGCTCTAattaaagtaaattgttttCTATTGAAAATTAATAACTGGATTAAAAAGGCTATTTAGGCCCAACCAAAGCGATTcggtttaaactttttgggcctaactttaaaaacattgcGATAGGttagtggtaacttgtaagcgggcacgaggtattTGAAACAGACCTTCTGTGTCATAACGCCTgtcaagaataaataaatggcaaATCTTGAAACATCGATGTACAACCTACGAAACTAACATTAACAAACTAGCtggcaataaaaacctacGTAACcaacaatgacatcacaaacactgCGTAATAAACACTTACTTGTGTTTGGTCTTTGTCATCCATGTTTTGGTATTAACACTTTACACACAAACACCCAAAGTTGCCATTACATTACATATACCCTATATGATTGTTGTTTCACCTGCAACAAAACATTAGTCGGTGTTATCTAGTAATCCAAGCCAAAATTAGTATAGACGTTGATCCAAGCAAGATGTGCCAGTCATGTCAGCACTTATTACATAATCACGGCCAGCAGTTTGTATTTCCTCATAACCTTTGTTATAATTTCAAGTTTCCTTAAGGACCAAGTTTACGTAATTTTGTAGAAACTGATTTtggggttttgtttttccatcatgATCCAATCTTTGTATCAAACTTCTAAAGCCGACCCCCATTGTATgggtcgtgtctttacgcaAAGTTGTCTTCCAATTATAACTtagttagttttaaacttatatttgcaACCCAGTGTGAGTTGCTTCTTATAAGGTTTAATAGCTACGCTTTTTAACCAAATGCCCTTTTACTAATTTTACCCTTAGCGTGTTGTTATAACCATGGGCGTCGCCAAggcggggggggggggggcaaaTTTTGAGTTTTACAGTAACGttaatggtaaaaaaataaaataaagtgttacaCGTGCTGAACAGTGGTGTTCAAATGGGGGATCTCGATCCAGTTCCGgatcttttttcaaattaaaagaaaaagaaaaaaagaaaacatttaagcctgtttttaaatttcttacacatgctaaatgatgaggtgccaatccctattatgacgcaaataatcgccgTGTGAAATTTTATTGTCGTAATTagttgccaggtcaaacaatcgctattatgatggaTGAACTCACGTGTGAATTcatactatttcgtaataaacagtctaccttctagctaagaaaaacaaatctcAAATTTCGTGACAAAAATGGCTGGTGGTAGGCAACCATTGgagttttaaatgtagttgTAGATCGTTGTGTTTTCATGCGGCGtaattgtgaaaaataaatgccATCCACAGTACCCCTTCCcgtgttttgtgttgtaattaGGAGGTTTTTAAACTCAAAATACAACCGTAAAACATTTGGCCCCCGCCAAAATTTTAGGCTGGCTATGCCCTtggttataaccactgtcgttttaccATTAATCCCGATCTCTtcattattttagttaaatatgAACCTTGTCATTGTAATGGAagggataaataaaaaatacgttACGTCAATCAATAAACGAGAAACCACGTCTGATAAACATAATCCATCGCTAAACGCCTTATACAAGTTGCCACCAATACCTTATACGGTTAAACAATATGACGTCGTCACACAGGATTCCCAACATTGCATCCTAGTTGTAACTACGATCATATAccgtgtatttttattaaccaGAACCATAGATgcattatatatgatatctatggtctGAGCCTGCTGCTGACCATTAGCAAACATACGTCGGGAtaatattattacgtcataattaagcGGCTGTGCCACAGTGGTTATCGCCTTGTACACAAAAGATACGGGTTAAGNNNNNNNNNNNNNNNNNNNNNNNNNNNNNNNNNNNNNNNNNNNNNNNNNNCAAAGAGTCAGCCTACCACAAGAGATAACTTCCTACTCCCCCATTGTATGGGTCGTGTCGCCTCGCGCATGACTAAAACCCTGAAATTCGAGAATTCGctttcagtgtttccagtttaTTATTGCTTATTAAAATCTCTTTGGTGATTGTACATAAGTAAACATAGGGCTGCCAATTCACAATCACCAATTAGGACGctcgtaaaggtcaaactacgacgtaAGTGGATGTTAAACTAGCACGCTCGTAACGGCTAAACTACGATACACgtgaaggttaaactacgacgcacgtaaagactaaactacgacgcacgggAACGTTAAACTAGGACGCTCGTAAAGGCTAAattacgacgcacgtaaaggtcaaattaagacgcacgtaaaggtcaaactacgacgctcGTAAAGGCTATACTACGATGTACGAGAAGGTtaaactaagacgcacgtaaaggtcaaactcaGACGCACGTGAAgactaaactacgacgcacgtggacgttaaactaggACGCtcgtaaaggctaaactacgacgcacgtaaaggtcaaactaagacgcacgtaaaggtcaaactaagacgcacgtaaaggtcaaactaagacgcacgtaaaggtcaaacaacgacgcacgtaaaggacaaactaagacgcacgtaaaggtcaaactacgacgcgtaaaggctaaactaagacgcacgtaaaggtcaaactaagacgcacgtaaaggtcaaactacagacgcacgtaaaggtcaaactacgacgcacgtaaaggtcaaactaagacgcacgtaaaggtcaaactacgacgcacgtaaaggtcaaactaagacgctcgtaaaggtcaaactaagatgcacgtaaaggctaaactacgacgcacgtaaaggtcaaactaggacgcacgtaaaggtcaaactacgacgcgtAGATGTTAAACTAGCACGCACGTAACGGCtaaactaagacgcacgtaaaggtcaaactacgacgcacgtaaagctcaaactacgacgcacgtaaaggctaTACTACGATGCACGAGAAGGTtaaactaagacgcacgtaaaggtcaaactaagacgcacgtaaaggtcaaactacgacgcacgtaaaggctaaactacgacgcacgtggacgttaaattAGGACGCTCGtgaaggtcaaactacgacgcgaGATGTTAAACTAGCACGCTCGTAACGGCtaaactaagacgcacgtgGAGGTCAAACCAggacgcacgtaaaggctaaactacgatacacgtaaaggttaaactacgacgcacgtaaaggctaaactacgacgcacgtggacgtcaAATTAGGACGCTCgtaaaggttaaactacgacgtaCGTGGATGTTAAACTAGCACGCTCGTAacggctaaactacgacgacGCACATGGACGTTAAACCAGGACGCTCGTAACGGCTAAACTACGATACACgtaaaggttaaactacgacgtaCGTAAAgactaaactacgacgcacgtggacgttaaactaagACGCTCGTAGAGGCTAAattacgacgcacgtaaaagtcaaactaagacgcacgtgAAAGTCTAACTACGACGCAtcgtaaaggctaaactacgacgcacgagAAGGTTAAATTAGGACGctcgtaaaggtcaaactacgacgcacgtggatgtcaaactaagacgcacgtaaaggctaaactacgacgcacgtggaaGTTAAACTAGGACGTACGTAAAGgactaaactacgacgcacgtaaagaccaaactaagacgcacgtgGAGGTTAAACCaggacgcacgtaaaggtcaaaccaCGATACGCtcgtaaaggctaaactacgatgcATGAGAAGGTTcaactaagacgcacgtaaaggtcaaactacgacgcacgtaaaggtcaaactacgacgcacgtggacgttaaactaggACGctcgtaaaggtcaaactacgacgtaCGTGGATGTTAAACTAGCACGCTCGTAACGGCTAAACTACGATACACGTAtaaggttaaactacgacgtaCGTAAAgactaaactacgacgcacgtagacgttaaactaagacgcacgtaaaggctaaactacgacgcacgtaaaggtcaaactaagacgcacgtaaaggctaTACTACGATGCACGTAAAGGTTcaactaagacgcacgtaaaggtcaaa
The sequence above is drawn from the Ciona intestinalis unplaced genomic scaffold, KH HT000250.1, whole genome shotgun sequence genome and encodes:
- the LOC104265469 gene encoding NACHT, LRR and PYD domains-containing protein 14-like isoform X2, which gives rise to MDDKDQTQHEVVGSSHEALPSNNDDTSHPSISEPQPTVSSQDVSIPAPNSTQVTPVSLPIATNDQQRPVTINNPEDVHFHQQTQNELHFHQHYHHHQQTLQNISQNVNMQQHPQQQNLQQQQMLSYQQQQQQQQQPINPNEVDHPPSTTVNYQAYVDKFKVQSRKRTDEVRGEALLPAGVSVPGRITKPVPLLITEVRQILDDEWKLHRNQREDLQRMYTPEGSIRIEELFDVAKQAAQQEADKKCNTPEAKAMHVVKYGNIVCVVGLPGVGKSTLLKQMINCIDVDKSVKPGTQILFHVSLKNFDPKKKVTLLEFLLYGNLSDWNHSDEENKALVRFLYNNPNVVILIDGWDELYTKQANKKLYACQLDSKQIPEVFVKNLLMGNLLPNAAKVITSRPGQFYELHPDYRQGLVSEVRGIDKPAKKDLTNQICGEANLENVEKLLAERPNLDALCSIPVNCIQIVACLHSSVSSGREINSMTDVFIHTLTNYKASDHVRTNMSERKLGQELVKLAHLAYKGLAERKLVFQQADFEEVGINEQTVDMFLHTYVEKSHHLKMRILEGKKRSYFTHLTSHEFYAAVHMILFMTQEEFRRCMDTFKDPHWVVVTRFLFGICNSTSYEDLKVIFPSWMIKDYKEKKNILKSLITLEDRDDISEDVIRLSGWVHEANDAEISQRFQECMPQLIEMDAPKYSTKVSDVVFAFNTFTTLHNLNLTMNRLDQASVETLLRGLHGSQAKVKLKMFVSLNKVFVM
- the LOC104265469 gene encoding NACHT, LRR and PYD domains-containing protein 3-like isoform X3, with product MDDKDQTQHEVVGSSHEALPSNNDDTSHPSISEPQPTVSSQDVSIPAPNSTQVTPVSLPIATNDQQRPVTINNPEDVHFHQQTQNELHFHQHYHHHQQTLQQQQQQPINPNEVDHPPSTTVNYQAYVDKFKVQSRKRTDEVRGEALLPAGVSVPGRITKPVPLLITEVRQILDDEWKLHRNQREDLQRMYTPEGSIRIEELFDVAKQAAQQEADKKCNTPEAKAMHVVKYGNIVCVVGLPGVGKSTLLKQMINCIDVDKSVKPGTQILFHVSLKNFDPKKKVTLLEFLLYGNLSDWNHSDEENKALVRFLYNNPNVVILIDGWDELYTKQANKKLYACQLDSKQIPEVFVKNLLMGNLLPNAAKVITSRPGQFYELHPDYRQGLVSEVRGIDKPAKKDLTNQICGEANLENVEKLLAERPNLDALCSIPVNCIQIVACLHSSVSSGREINSMTDVFIHTLTNYKASDHVRTNMSERKLGQELVKLAHLAYKGLAERKLVFQQADFEEVGINEQTVDMFLHTYVEKSHHLKMRILEGKKRSYFTHLTSHEFYAAVHMILFMTQEEFRRCMDTFKDPHWVVVTRFLFGICNSTSYEDLKVIFPSWMIKDYKEKKNILKSLITLEDRDDISEDVIRLSGWVHEANDAEISQRFQECMPQLIEMDAPKYSTKVSDVVFAFNTFTTLHNLNLTMNRLDQASVETLLRGLHGSQAKVKLKMFVSLNKVFVM
- the LOC104265469 gene encoding NACHT, LRR and PYD domains-containing protein 14-like isoform X1, with amino-acid sequence MDDKDQTQHEVVGSSHEALPSNNDDTSHPSISEPQPTVSSQDVSIPAPNSTQVTPVSLPIATNDQQRPVTINNPEDVHFHQQTQNELHFHQHYHHHQQTLQNISQNVNMQQHPQQQNLQQQQMLSYQQQQHQQPQHEPQYVQQQQQQQQPINPNEVDHPPSTTVNYQAYVDKFKVQSRKRTDEVRGEALLPAGVSVPGRITKPVPLLITEVRQILDDEWKLHRNQREDLQRMYTPEGSIRIEELFDVAKQAAQQEADKKCNTPEAKAMHVVKYGNIVCVVGLPGVGKSTLLKQMINCIDVDKSVKPGTQILFHVSLKNFDPKKKVTLLEFLLYGNLSDWNHSDEENKALVRFLYNNPNVVILIDGWDELYTKQANKKLYACQLDSKQIPEVFVKNLLMGNLLPNAAKVITSRPGQFYELHPDYRQGLVSEVRGIDKPAKKDLTNQICGEANLENVEKLLAERPNLDALCSIPVNCIQIVACLHSSVSSGREINSMTDVFIHTLTNYKASDHVRTNMSERKLGQELVKLAHLAYKGLAERKLVFQQADFEEVGINEQTVDMFLHTYVEKSHHLKMRILEGKKRSYFTHLTSHEFYAAVHMILFMTQEEFRRCMDTFKDPHWVVVTRFLFGICNSTSYEDLKVIFPSWMIKDYKEKKNILKSLITLEDRDDISEDVIRLSGWVHEANDAEISQRFQECMPQLIEMDAPKYSTKVSDVVFAFNTFTTLHNLNLTMNRLDQASVETLLRGLHGSQAKVKLKMFVSLNKVFVM